From the Daphnia magna isolate NIES linkage group LG3, ASM2063170v1.1, whole genome shotgun sequence genome, one window contains:
- the LOC116918931 gene encoding uncharacterized protein LOC116918931: protein MASSTWDVTIGFKRWSAIWVIWTTLVTAGLVAMSAAGGAGACPGVKWKGGKQTVECRQRGLITLPSNIDPQTQVLDLSGSNLQTLPREAFSRANLLNLQKIYLASCRIGQVDPTALRGLTNLIELDISDNLLTDVPSQALSDAVSLRELRLSSNPIQKIEQGAFDQAPGLVKLDLSDCQIETLAAGAFDGLDQLSHLRLGGNRLEELRPDVVSSLPRRLHGLELQNNPWICDCRLRYLREWLQQHNVPSPATAACALPERLSGRALIELLVDDFACPPQVIPFPAAPLLAGGGHPHLHVEASAGENATLTCRMSGVPSPEITWLWRGKPMVNGSIPGEQEALPVGGAAEGTGYPGDESESRTVTILEEGKYEKTSYLILSPARETDSGEFVCVAANPAGLARVNLTLRVDIQAPVVGGLGGAQIAGLGAGLFILLAAVVAILLLMLIRTRSSANSSGSSANKLDDIGKQSGQRPAMSLGQAHQGIQGSSSSGPCAAKSPTLSALEYGQIAFVNPHSPNRVVVVTTPAATASGLSDRPDLIHDARNSSDHYGYDLGPPLDYSTLNRRYHTHGQSADRDILAATSAGDYQSAQTDSFYPSALWDHILNPTSEEETSDGANNNITIDQASSSRSSSGHMGSPIHLPHVPLTVMDRNGMPQIYVPYTSGQVIQNPRDVLAASYADRDSEAGESAVSVDSYSLPRRIPQQHSKESIGGQNFVPYPPDYGLPRTQSPPKLAKPPTQHLAAAGAATIERQPPAPTAEDPSIQQQQQQQHNSSSSCYGSKANSSAESSPVATSSNTKGARFWQQRPGINNGKRSHHHFARDSPDEGYQEECATDV, encoded by the coding sequence atggCCAGCAGCACGTGGGATGTTACGATAGGCTTCAAGAGGTGGAGTGCCATCTGGGTGATCTGGACAACGCTCGTAACGGCCGGCCTGGTGGCCATGTCGGCGGCCGGAGGTGCTGGAGCTTGTCCGGGCGTCAAGTGGAAAGGCGGCAAGCAGACAGTGGAATGCCGCCAGCGCGGCCTCATCACATTACCTTCAAACATCGATCCGCAGACTCAAGTGCTCGACTTGTCCGGCAGCAATCTGCAAACGTTGCCGCGTGAAGCTTTCTCGCGGGCCAACCTCCTCAACTTGCAAAAAATCTACTTGGCCTCGTGTCGCATCGGCCAGGTAGATCCGACGGCGCTGCGCGGCCTCACCAACCTAATCGAGCTGGACATAAGCGACAATTTGCTGACAGACGTGCCCAGCCAAGCTTTGTCCGACGCAGTTTCCCTGCGAGAGCTCAGGCTCAGTTCCAATCCCATTCAAAAGATTGAACAGGGAGCTTTCGATCAAGCTCCTGGATTGGTCAAACTGGACCTTTCCGACTGTCAGATCGAGACCCTAGCGGCCGGCGCTTTTGACGGACTTGATCAACTGTCCCACCTACGCCTCGGGGGCAATAGGCTAGAAGAACTCAGACCAGACGTTGTCTCCTCATTACCGCGCCGCCTACACGGATTGGAATTGCAAAACAATCCGTGGATTTGCGATTGCAGATTGCGCTATTTACGAGAATGGCTCCAGCAGCACAACGTGCCCAGTCCAGCGACGGCGGCCTGCGCATTACCCGAAAGGCTTTCCGGTCGAGCGCTCATCGAGCTGCTCGTAGACGATTTCGCTTGTCCGCCTCAAGTGATCCCGTTCCCAGCTGCACCGCTATTAGCCGGAGGTGGACATCCGCACCTGCACGTAGAGGCATCGGCCGGCGAGAACGCCACTTTGACGTGCCGGATGAGCGGCGTCCCTTCGCCGGAAATCACCTGGTTGTGGCGCGGCAAGCCCATGGTTAATGGAAGCATTCCGGGTGAACAGGAAGCCCTACCTGTCGGCGGCGCTGCCGAAGGCACAGGATATCCGGGCGACGAATCAGAGAGCCGGACGGTCACCATCCTAGAGGAGGGCAAGTACGAAAAGACCAGCTACCTCATCCTGAGTCCAGCACGCGAAACGGACAGCGGAGAATTCGTTTGCGTGGCAGCCAATCCGGCCGGATTGGCCAGAGTTAATCTCACGTTGAGAGTCGACATTCAAGCGCCAGTTGTCGGTGGCCTGGGCGGCGCCCAAATCGCCGGATTAGGTGCTGGACTCTTCATCCTGTTGGCGGCCGTAGTTGCCATTCTTCTCTTGATGCTCATCCGCACGAGAAGTTCGGCCAACTCGAGCGGCTCATCGGCAAACAAACTGGACGACATCGGCAAACAGAGCGGACAACGTCCAGCAATGTCGCTGGGCCAAGCGCATCAGGGAATTCAAGGTTCTTCCTCGTCGGGGCCGTGTGCGGCTAAATCGCCCACTTTGTCGGCACTCGAGTACGGCCAAATAGCATTCGTCAATCCGCATTCTCCTAATCGAGTCGTCGTCGTCACCACACCGGCCGCAACCGCATCCGGTCTGAGTGATCGTCCCGATTTGATACACGACGCTCGCAACAGCAGCGATCATTACGGCTACGATCTAGGCCCACCGTTGGATTACTCGACCTTGAATCGACGCTATCACACGCACGGCCAATCAGCCGATCGTGACATTTTAGCCGCCACATCGGCCGGTGACTATCAAAGCGCTCAAACAGACTCGTTTTATCCGTCGGCCTTGTGGGATCACATTTTGAATCCAACGTCAGAAGAAGAAACGTCCGACGGAGCAAATAATAACATCACCATCGATCAGGCCAGCAGCAGCCGCAGTAGTAGCGGCCACATGGGCTCGCCCATCCATCTGCCCCACGTGCCACTCACCGTGATGGATAGGAACGGCATGCCGCAAATTTACGTCCCCTACACCAGCGGCCAAGTCATCCAGAATCCACGAGATGTTCTGGCCGCATCGTATGCAGATCGCGATAGCGAAGCGGGCGAATCAGCCGTTAGTGTCGACAGCTACAGCCTGCCTCGCCGGATACCCCAACAACACTCCAAGGAATCCATCGGCGGGCAAAATTTCGTACCTTATCCGCCGGATTACGGTCTGCCGCGGACCCAGAGCCCACCCAAGTTAGCCAAGCCTCCTACACAACACCTGGCGGCGGCTGGTGCAGCAACGATAGAACGACAACCACCTGCTCCCACGGCGGAAGACCCTTCgatccaacaacaacaacagcagcagcacaaTTCATCCAGCAGCTGTTATGGTTCCAAGGCCAATAGCAGCGCAGAGTCGAGTCCAGTGGCTACGAGTTCCAATACAAAAGGTGCACGCTTTTGGCAACAAAGGCCTGGCATCAACAATGGAAAGAGATCTCACCACCATTTCGCTAGAGATTCACCTGACGAAGGCTACCAAGAGGAATGCGCCACTGACGTTTGA